From the genome of Thermoanaerobaculia bacterium:
CCCGGAACGGAAAGAAGGCGTCGGAGCCGGCGACCGACCCGGCGAGCGCCGACCGGGCCTTCGAGATGGCGATCCGGCAGGAGTCGACCCGGCTCATCTGACCGGCGCCGACTCCCAGGGTGCGGTCGCCGTCCGTGAGGACGATCGCGTTCGACTTGGTGTAGCGCGTCACCGCCCAGGCGAACTCGAGCGCCCGCCGCTCTTCGGCCGAGGGCTGGCGGCGGGTGGGCGAGCTCCAGCTGCCGGGATCCTCGGCGAAGCCGTCGGGCGACTGGGCGAGGAATCCGCCGTCGAGGCCGCGCAGCTCGATCTCGCGCTGCTGGGGTGCATAGGGCGGGCAGAGGAGGAAGCGCAGGTTCTTCTTCGGTGCGAGACCGGAGAGAGCCGCCGCGTCGGACTCCGGAGCGATGAGGACCTCGATGAAGAGGTCGCCGAAGGTGGCCACCAGCTCGGCCGTGAGCGGGCGGTTCACTGCCACGATCGAGCCGAAGGCCGAGACCGGGTCGCACTCGAGGGCGCGCATGTAGGCGGCCACGAGGTCCGGGCCCCGGCCGACCCCGCATGGGTTGTTGTGCTTCACGATCACCACCGCCGGTTCGTCGAAGAGCGCCACGAGCTTGCGGGCGGCGTCGGCGTCGAGGAGGTTGTTCCAGGAGAGCTCCTTGCCCTGTACCTGGCGCAGGCCGCCGAGCAGGCCGGGTCCGCCCGCCAGGCGATAGACCGCGGCGGGCTGATGCGGGTTCTCGCCGTAGCGGGTCTCGAACTCGCGCGCCAGGCAGAGCGTCAGGCGCTCCGGCAGGAGCTCGGCCGCCGCGGCCGGGTCCGCCGTCGCGGGGGTCGCCGGCGTCGCCGCCGTGGCCGCCAGCCAGCTGGCGATCACCGCGTCGTAGCCGGCGGTGTGGGCGAAGGCTTTCTGCGCGAGCCGGCGCCGCAGGCCGAGGGAGGCGGCTCCGGCGCCGCTCGCGAGCTCGGCGAGGAAGCCGTCGTAGTCGCGTGGATCGACCAGTACGGCCAGGCTGCCGAAGTTCTTGGCCGCCGCCCGGATCATCGCCGGGCCGCCGATGTCGATCATCTCGATCGCCTCCGGCTCGGCGATTCCAGGGCGCGCGATGGTGCTTTCGAACGGGTAGAGATTGACCGCCACGAGATCGA
Proteins encoded in this window:
- the purH gene encoding bifunctional phosphoribosylaminoimidazolecarboxamide formyltransferase/IMP cyclohydrolase, encoding MPTTARALLSVSDKSGLVEFARGLAALGFELVSTGGTRRHLAAAGLAVTGVSEVTGFPEILDGRVKTLHPRIHGGILADRSQPAHTAALAEHGIARFDLVAVNLYPFESTIARPGIAEPEAIEMIDIGGPAMIRAAAKNFGSLAVLVDPRDYDGFLAELASGAGAASLGLRRRLAQKAFAHTAGYDAVIASWLAATAATPATPATADPAAAAELLPERLTLCLAREFETRYGENPHQPAAVYRLAGGPGLLGGLRQVQGKELSWNNLLDADAARKLVALFDEPAVVIVKHNNPCGVGRGPDLVAAYMRALECDPVSAFGSIVAVNRPLTAELVATFGDLFIEVLIAPESDAAALSGLAPKKNLRFLLCPPYAPQQREIELRGLDGGFLAQSPDGFAEDPGSWSSPTRRQPSAEERRALEFAWAVTRYTKSNAIVLTDGDRTLGVGAGQMSRVDSCRIAISKARSALAGSVAGSDAFFPFRDGLDVLAEAGVTAVIQPGGSRRDDEIIAAADEHRMAMIFTGRRHFRH